From Penicillium psychrofluorescens genome assembly, chromosome: 6, one genomic window encodes:
- a CDS encoding uncharacterized protein (ID:PFLUO_008725-T1.cds;~source:funannotate): protein MRSKPSSSMQKTYDECYLLCSTAVYFEGQNNEDEALRSWRSALETIYHHNARRVSTTYTPKSETEKALQDSIRKLEIQCRERVDLLGALRESRKEAPDSTSNKESGSSLFKKSATTPSSSSSNNNNNNNNINPGWIGDGTIPAVGYTDLSKPAAIPGHPWPKQPSPESPRRSEDTPPPTAMPPASSPALRVNSNSSGKTRSRGSSPERRMLTTLRSGDGKKNGKKTSRRKETRPAASKAAGLAWGHLYRPASSEKTVSDVALASSRQSAAQSPSFRREADPKYHSGDELSPSSRKTVPVISTPDRIPAANWREPQSSPGLTSSPRPLPPQSSPRRPQVQSSPRRPPPPPPHASAVSMPNPDDFTPPNSSAGVPRPSVKPKPVGLRTSLQPPGAVAQNPRSESNSRPLTPRVDREANPSSSQPRTKSAPRSPNVGQPAHASHSSGSGDDLRRGVERMTVSSGNGKGVPRRKPPPVQRRETPSSSDQDSFAKRSTESEAEDGEDEDDNNDITKIVQKLPKGVDLASARQILNDIVVRGDEVHWEDIAGLEGAKKALKEAVVYPFLRPDLFSGLREPARGMLLFGPPGTGKTMLARAVATESKSTFFSVSASTLTSKWHGESEKLVRALFGLAKVLAPSIIFVDEIDSLLSARSSGSEHEASRRSKTEFLIQWSDLQRAAAGREQSAREKKEGDASRVLVLAATNMPWDIDEAARRRFVRRQYIPLPEQHVREQQLRTLLSHQHQELNDDDIQVLVQVTDGFSGSDITALAKDAAMGPLRNLGEALLHTPMDQIKPMTFRDFEASLYSIRPSVSSDGLRRYEEWAREFGERGG from the exons ATGCGCTCCAAGCCCTCGTCTTCGATGCAGAAGACTTACGACGAGTGTTATCTATTGTGCTCAACGGCGGTCTACTTTGAGGGCCAG AACAACGAAGACGAAGCGCTGCGATCCTGGCGATCCGCTCTCGAAACCATCTACCACCACAATGCACGCCGTGTGTCGACGACCTACACCCCCAAGTCTGAGACTGAAAAAGCCCTGCAAGACTCCATCCGCAAACTAGAGATCCAATGCCGAGAACGAGTCGATCTGCTCGGGGCCCTTCGCGAAAGCAGGAAAGAAGCACCCGACAGCACCTCCAACAAAGAATCAGGCTCCTCCCTGTTCAAAAAGTCCGCCACGaccccttcttcctcttcctccaacaacaacaacaacaacaacaacatcaacccGGGCTGGATCGGCGACGGCACCATCCCCGCCGTCGGCTACACCGATCTCTCCAAACCGGCCGCCATACCTGGCCATCCGTGGCCCAAACAGCCCTCCCCCGAGTCGCCACGACGGTCCGAAGACACCCCTCCTCCGACAGCAATGCCGCCCGCTAGCTCTCCCGCCCTACGGGTGAACTCCAATTCATCCGGCAAAACTAGATCCCGCGGCTCCAGTCCTGAGCGGCGCATGCTGACGACGCTGCGCAGTGGCGACGGCAAGAAAAACGGGAAGAAGACATCCAGACGCAAGGAAACGAGACCGGCCGCTTCGAAAGCGGCGGGGCTGGCTTGGGGGCATCTCTATCGGCCCGCGTCGAGTGAAAAGACCGTTAGTGATGTAGCGTTGGCTTCGTCACGACAGAGTGCCGCACAGAGCCCCAGTTTCCGCCGCGAGGCAGATCCAAAGTACCATTCGGGAGATGAGCTTTCTCCTTCATCCCGCAAGACGGTGCCTGTGATTTCGACGCCCGACCGCATTCCGGCGGCTAATTGGCGAGAACCTCAATCTTCGCCTGGCTTGACATCGTCGCCACGCCCGCTGCCTCCTCAGTCTTCTCCTCGCAGACCCCAGGTCCAGTCTTCTCCTCGCagacctcctccacccccacctCATGCTTCCGCTGTATCGATGCCAAACCCAGATGATTTCACTCCGCCGAACTCCTCCGCAGGGGTACCCAGACCTTCTGTGAAGCCGAAACCGGTAGGGTTGAGGACTTCACTTCAACCACCGGGCGCGGTGGCACAGAACCCTCGGTCTGAGAGCAATTCTCGGCCCTTGACGCCTCGAGTGGATCGCGAGGCCAATCCTTCGAGCAGCCAGCCACGGACAAAATCCGCACCCCGGTCTCCCAATGTCGGTCAACCAGCGCATGCCTCACACTCATCGGGCAGCGGGGATGACCTTCGGCGGGGAGTTGAGCGCATGACGGTTTCGAGTGGGAATGGCAAAGGCGTGCCTCGACGCAAGCCACCTCCGGTTCAACGTCGAGAGACACCGTCGTCCAGCGACCAAGATTCGTTCGCCAAGCGGTCCACGGAAAGTGAGGCAGAGGacggggaggatgaagacgacaACAACGATATCACGAAGATCGTTCAAAAACTACCCAAAGGCGTCGACCTGGCATCCGCACGGCAGATCCTGAACGACATCGTTGTGCGCGGGGACGAAGTGCATTGGGAGGATATTGCCGGCCTGGAGGGTGCCAAAAAGGCCCTCAAAGAGGCAGTCGTCTACCCATTCCTTCGACCCGATCTCTTCTCCGGTCTTCGCGAGCCCGCTCGGGGCATGCTACTCTTCGGCCCTCCCGGTACCGGCAAGACCATGCTTGCGCGGGCCGTAGCCACCGAGTCCAAATcaaccttcttctccgtctccgcaTCAACACTCACATCGAAATGGCACGGCGAAAGCGAAAAGCTCGTGCGTGCACTCTTCGGCCTCGCCAAAGTCCTTgccccctccatcatcttcgtcgacgagattGATTCCTTACTATCTGCACGATCATCCGGCTCCGAGCATGAAGCATCCCGCCGCTCTAAGACCGAGTTCCTGATTCAGTGGTCCGACCTCCAGCGCGCCGCAGCAGGCCGCGAACAATCCGCccgcgagaagaaagaaggcgatGCCAGTCGTGTCCTGGTGCTGGCTGCGACCAATATGCCGTGGgacatcgacgaggccgcccgccgccgcttcGTGCGAAGACAGTACATCCCACTGCCGGAGCAACACGTCCGCGAGCAGCAACTACGCACGCTCCTGAgtcaccagcaccaggaGCTAAACGACGATGATATCCAGGTTCTGGTCCAGGTGACTGACG GCTTCTCCGGCTCCGACATCACAGCCCTCGCCAAAGACGCCGCCATGGGCCCCCTTCGGAATTTAGGCGAGGCGCTCCTACACACACCAATGGACCAGATCAAGCCAATGACGTTCCGGGACTTCGAGGCGAGTCTCTATTCCATTCGGCCCAGCGTGTCTTCAGATGGATTGCGGAGGTATGAAGAGTGGGCGCGGGAGTTTGGTGAACGAGGTGGATAG